The genomic region CATGGCTGCAGCATGCGTGGACATATGCCAGCCATCCGCCACCAGCGCCATAGAGCCGAACATATTCCCAGCAACGATCTCGATCACCATCATCGATGCCGTGATGGCAATGACGAGCCAGGTGCGACGCTCGTTGCGAGCATGATTTTCACCGAGAAACAAATGGTCATGGGCAGCGCCCAACGTGCGGCCGTGATCGTGCGACAGGGTCATGTTCGAAAATTCCTGATTGGTAGCATAGGGGGGTACCCTATCTGGCGCGTAGCCGCAAGATTGAGCCGAGGCCTCTGTCGTGGCCCGATGCCTTACATCCCTTGAGACCTCGATCACTAATCGGCGATATCGGGTTCAACGAGCTTTGCCAGATTACGGAGGGATTCCTGCCAGCCGAGATAGCACATCTCGACCGGAATAACGTCGGGAATGCCTGCCTGAACGATCACCAGTTCGATGCCGACGGACACCGTCTTCAAGACGACAGTGACCTCCATCTCGCCGGGCAGGTTTGGATCTTCGAAACTGTCCGTGTAACGAAGCCGCTGATTTTCAACCAGTTCTTTGTATTCGCCGCCGAAGCTGATGCTTTTGCCGCTTGAGAAATTGCGAAAGGATAGCCTGAATCTACCGCCAACGCGCGGCTCAAGGTGATGCACCGTACATGCAAAGCCATTGGGCGGGAGCCACTTTGCCAGCGCGTCCGCTTCGAGAAAGGCGCGATAGACTTTGTCCGGGTTGGTCGCCAGCACGCGGTGCAGATTTACACTATTCGGCATGATCATCCCCCCTCAGGCCTGCTAGACTGCCATCATAGACGCGAATATTCGATTGCCAACATCCCTTTTGGATAGGCCCCCTTCCCAACAAAACGCCTGTCCCACAACAAGCCTCCCAGCCGACCTTGCCATTCCGCACCGATCGGCATAGCTCTCACCGGACACACGAATCCCGGATCCCGATGCCGCATAAGGTCTCTCTCTCTCGCCTGAAACTGACCGACTTCCGCAACTACGCGGCAGCGGCGCTGGATCTGGACGGGCGGCACGTCGTGCTGACTGGCGATAACGGGGCCGGCAAGACGAACCTGATGGAAGCAGTCTCGCTGCTGTCGCCGGGCCGCGGCCTCA from Rhizobium tumorigenes harbors:
- a CDS encoding SRPBCC family protein, producing MPNSVNLHRVLATNPDKVYRAFLEADALAKWLPPNGFACTVHHLEPRVGGRFRLSFRNFSSGKSISFGGEYKELVENQRLRYTDSFEDPNLPGEMEVTVVLKTVSVGIELVIVQAGIPDVIPVEMCYLGWQESLRNLAKLVEPDIAD